In one Andrena cerasifolii isolate SP2316 chromosome 2, iyAndCera1_principal, whole genome shotgun sequence genomic region, the following are encoded:
- the Stc gene encoding nuclear transcription factor, X-box binding stc produces MATWDGSYSGPEDQNYYMYSDQSVSGPAAGNWPYFPNNVNNDYLRSNREFYGQEDAAFDQNCPSTFYRGSTNVAANLLPASNNYQEHLTSAAGSSQMPNNVEYFPTAVNPQRGYAPADYWRNDYDSKTTKSRHNFQRKTDEGAASGKRQSSLHAMAEEFIPSSTKVDDGKPEAQYVNAPSSIDSTDSHVRNTKLFPRASDKYSSHDVNKYERKYDNKRNANYKPKEGHQDQFHKRNAYRISYQQQGRGSNKFQGNKYYTSKHYSDKSQVDAKDAGSAASGRDMADNDNACNDEEASVPNVNAEEASVGMNVKYPSRSRRLPNENSTYKGSTAVKEDSVQANGSKQSSNQFGYYNSGPKQAYNHRKNPRTYPYSDRHNREETGYREKRRNYQGYNGTWENSSKEDNSEAKEQVHGQDDRNESRNPSGVGIDDTSLGNSLEVRLGAKETKEKRYNYQGHNGFREQNKGDRTEAFKEKDRSKSYVFENKERGNENWRNKREINERSIQKRGQNKKPSIDDDASQRERLTDQLNRGQLECLVCCEYIRELNYTWSCSNCHHVLHLKCVKKWAKSSQAENGWRCPACRNVCLTIPEDYLCFCGKTVAPEWNRRDVAHSCGEVCGRTLSKDTCPHRCTLLCHPGPCPQCTAMVARYCGCGKTSQTVQCCTRKLLQCDAVCGKDLNCGEHKCESTCHHGECANCEKTIEQACYCGKNKREVTCQKNVPLVYSCETTCDKLLECGNHTCAKLCHADSCESCSLTPQKITTCCCGQTPLTEDRQTCLDPVPVCDKICSKNLKCGQPNDPHKCKAKCHHGECPVCDLTTDVKCRCGNMDRELDCKDLTTKADDARCEKRCIKKRSCGKHRCNQLCCIEVEHICPLVCSKTLSCGRHKCEQSCHKGRCQPCWRSSFDELYCECGAAVIVPPVPCGTRRPVCDRPCSRQHSCGHEVLHNCHSEATCPPCTVLTQRWCHGKHELRKAVPCYVTEISCGLPCNKPISCGRHKCITICHSGPCEKPGHQCTQPCATPREMCGHICAAPCHEGKCPDTPCKEMVKVTCQCGHRTMSRVCAENSKEYQRIASCILASKMADMQLGHSVNLEEVFGQGAKKQNQLKTLECNDECKIIERNRKLALGLQIVNPDLSAKLMPRYSDFMKQWAKKDPHFCQMVHEKLTELVQLAKTSKQKSRSYSFDSMNKDKRHLIHESCEHFGCESQAYDQEPKRNVVATAVKNKCWLPSYSLLEIVQRENGQRKVPGPMLSTTKPNGSVKTILSLPPKKNQIQSSTKMPEPEIDYFDYQG; encoded by the exons ATGGCCACTTGGGATGGTTCTTATTCTGGGCCGGAGGATCAAAATTATTACATGTACTCCGACCAAAGTGTTTCTGGTCCGGCAGCAGGGAACTGGCCGTACTTTCCCAACAATGTAAATAATGATTATTTAAGAAGCAATCGAGAGTTTTACGGGCAAGAGGATGCCGCGTTCGACCAGAACTGCCCGAGCACTTTCTATCGGGGGAGCACGAACGTCGCGGCGAACCTGCTGCCTGCGAGCAATAATTATCAGGAGCATTTAACGAGCGCTGCTGGTAGCTCTCAAATGCCGAATAACGTGGAGTACTTTCCAACTGCAGTCAATCCTCAACGGGGCTATGCCCCCGCAGATTATTGGAGGAATGATTACGATTCGAAAACGACTAAGAGTAGGCATAATTTCCAGAGGAAAACGGACGAAGGTGCGGCCAGTGGTAAGAGGCAGTCGAGCTTGCACGCTATGGCTGAGGAGTTCATTCCGAGCAGCACCAAAGTGGATGACGGGAAGCCCGAAGCGCAATATGTGAATGCTCCTTCGTCGATAGATAGCACGGACTCCCATGTCAGGAATACGAAGTTGTTTCCTAGAGCATCGGACAAATATTCGTCGCACGATGTAAACAAGTACGAAAGGAAGTATGATAATAAAAGAAACGCGAATTACAAGCCCAAAGAGGGACACCAGGATCAATTCCACAAAAGAAACGCGTATAGAATCTCTTATCAGCAACAGGGCAGGGGTTCTAATAAATTCCAAGGGAATAAGTATTACACTAGCAAGCATTATTCGGATAAATCGCAAGTAGATGCCAAAGACGCCGGTTCGGCTGCTTCGGGCAGGGATATGGCGGATAATGATAATGCTTGTAACGACGAAGAAGCTTCTGTGCCGAATGTAAATGCAGAAGAAGCTTCTGTGGGTATGAATGTGAAGTATCCAAGTAGAAGCAGGAGATTACCGAACGAGAATAGCACTTACAAAGGTAGCACTGCTGTGAAAGAGGACAGCGTACAAGCTAACGGATCAAAACAGAGTAGTAATCAATTCGGCTATTATAATTCCGGTCCCAAGCAAGCGTATAATCATCGTAAGAATCCAAGGACGTACCCGTACAGCGATAGGCACAACAGAGAGGAGACTGGTTACAGAGAGAAAAGGCGTAATTATCAGGGGTATAACGGGACTTGGGAGAACTCTAGCAAAGAAGATAACTCCGAAGCGAAAGAGCAGGTGCACGGTCAGGACGATCGTAACGAGTCTAGGAATCCTTCCGGCGTCGGAATCGACGATACGAGTTTAGGAAACTCGCTGGAAGTTAGACTCGGAGCGAAGGAGACGAAAGAGAAGAGGTATAACTATCAAGGGCATAATGGATTTAGGGAGCAGAATAAGGGAGATAGGACTGAAGCTTTCAAGGAGAAAGATAGAAGCAAGAGTTACGTATTCGAGAACAAAGAAAGGGGAAACGAGAATTGGAGGAACAAGAGAGAGATTAACGAGAGGAGTATTCAGAAGCGGGGACAGAATAAGAAGCCTTCGATTG ATGATGACGCGAGCCAGAGGGAGAGATTAACGGACCAATTGAATAGAGGCCAGCTGGAATGTTTAGTGTGCTGCGAGTACATCAGGGAGCTCAATTATACTTGGTCTTGTTCCAATTGCCATCATGTTTTGCATCTGAAATGCGTGAAGAAATGGGCCAAATCATCGCAGGCGG AGAATGGTTGGAGGTGTCCCGCGTGTAGGAATGTGTGCTTAACGATCCCGGAGGATTACCTTTGCTTCTGTGGTAAGACGGTAGCGCCTGAATGGAATCGTAGAGACGTTGCGCACTCTTGTGGCGAAGTCTGCGGTAGAACATTATCGAAAGACACCTGCCCTCATAGGTGTACTCTCCTGTGCCATCCAGGGCCTTGCCCGCAATGCACAGCGATGGTGGCACGGTACTGCGGTTGTGGCAAAACATCGCAAACGGTGCAGTGTTGCACTCGTAAATTATTACAGTGCGATGCTGTATGCGGTAAGGATCTGAATTGCGGCGAGCATAAATGCGAAAGCACGTGCCATCATGGAGAATGCGCGAATTGTGAAAAGACGATAGAGCAAG CGTGTTACTGCGGTAAAAACAAAAGGGAAGTAACATGCCAGAAAAATGTCCCACTCGTGTACTCGTGCGAGACTACTTGCGATAAACTGTTAGAGTGCGGTAATCATACCTGCGCGAAGTTGTGCCACGCAGATTCCTGCGAGTCTTGCTCTCTGACGCCGCAGAAAATTACAACCTGCTGTTGCGGGCAAACGCCGTTAACAGAGGACAGGCAGACGTGTTTAGATCCGGTTCCTGTCTGCGACAAGATATGCTCTAAGAATCTAAAGTGTGGTCAACCTA ATGATCCTCACAAGTGCAAGGCGAAGTGTCATCACGGTGAATGTCCTGTTTGCGATCTGACCACTGACGTTAAGTGCCGTTGCGGGAACATGGACAGAGAATTGGACTGTAAAGACTTAACGACGAAAGCCGATGATGCCAGGTGTGAAAAAAGATGCATAAAGAAGAGGTCCTGCGGCAAGCACAGATGTAATCAATTGTGCTGTATAGAGGTGGAACATATTTGCCCTTTGGTGTGCTCCAAGACTTTGAGCTGCGGTAGACATAAGTGCGAGCAAAGTTGTCATAAAG GAAGGTGTCAGCCCTGTTGGCGCAGTAGTTTCGACGAGCTCTACTGCGAATGTGGAGCCGCCGTGATAGTTCCTCCAGTTCCCTGCGGCACCAGAAGACCTGTCTGCGACAGGCCCTGCTCTCGCCAGCACTCTTGCGGGCACGAAGTATTGCACAATTGTCACAGCGAAGCTACTTGCCCTCCTTGCACCGTTCTTACTCAGAGATGGTGTCATGGCAAGCACGAGCTGCGGAAAGCAGTGCCATGTTACGTTACCGAAATTTCATGTGGTTTACCATGTAACAAGCCTATATCGTGCGGACGACATAAGTGTATCACTATTTGCCACTCTGGACCGTGCGAGAAGCCAGGACACCAGTGCACTCAACCGTGCGCCACCCCGAGGGAGATGTGTGGACATATCTGTGCTGCCCCGTGTCACGAAGGCAAATGTCCAGACACACCGTGCAAGGAAATGGTGAAG GTCACCTGCCAATGCGGACACAGGACTATGTCCCGGGTTTGTGCAGAGAATTCGAAAGAGTATCAGAGGATAGCGAGCTGCATATTAGCCAGTAAAATGGCCGATATGCAACTGGGTCATTCTGTGAATTTGGAAGAAGTCTTCGGTCAAGGGGCGAAGAAGCAGAATCAACTGAAGACTCTGGAATGCAACGACGAGTGCAAGATAATAGAACGTAATAGGAAATTGGCGCTGGGTCTGCAAATCGTGAATCCGGACTTGAGTGCGAAATTGATGCCTAGATACAGTGATTTCATGAAACAGTGGGCTAAGAAGGACCCGCACTTCTGCCAGATGGTGCACGAGAAGCTGACAGAGCTGGTTCAGCTGGCAAAGACCTCGAAGCAGAAGTCACGCAGCTATTCTTTTGATAGTATGAACAAGGATAAGCGTCATTTAATTCATGAGTCCTGCGAGCATTTTGGTTGCGAGAGTCAAGCGTACGATCAAGAGCCAAAGAGGAATGTTGTTGCCACTGCCGTGAAGAATAAG TGCTGGTTGCCAAGCTATAGTCTGTTAGAAATTGTACAGAGAGAAAATGGTCAGAGGAAAGTTCCAGGCCCGATGCTGAGTACCACGAAACCCAATGGATCCGTAAA GACGATATTATCACTGCCTCCAAAAAAGAACCAAATACAATCAAGCACAAAGATGCCAGAACCAGAAATAGATTATTTTGATTATCAAGGGTAA
- the LOC143366094 gene encoding uncharacterized protein LOC143366094 isoform X2 codes for MDRLTNWTHGMNVTSSTSIPGQNCISNLSTPSVSSSVLDRLLVIAPSLVSVNEELKWIFLLHTYGFACLFFVLAFYTFLSILHLRSLISSRPFMSTINMFLCILGASRAACLFIDPYNLKDIMPKILGSIVWDVGFPCVTSAFSFIQLAFLQLTQLKFGPDKIQNESCLSLIITGHFIFVIASNIVLTSHNCYMVKYVVQTVFLIWSILLYLTFLHAGYKVMHLLQTVPSSMLMRDNSNTHQKGIMQLAMLAPYSNLASSVAAALVPTLLGPKVKDVEELEPATFVTDTERNVKVVTSDVVERALKPPKKKEQIQKELDKSPCKSISSQDETAIPVSTVPEVYVRPPTPTPSTAILPIITVSSPSRRSSMGSRRSSDASRSSRRNSECSGRFINEEDGSGSECRRSSEFSPRHSPVIDRKLSQDRMSRRHSENVTPVRSINDLRRCSDFSHEKNRSSQFASKLKRNSDFGNRTPRRMLPSDHQKFPKIVDISPAGSRRNSDINDIISRSGFRGNSEIPFRRNSELVQVKPLDLSRRSSDISIRTLSRSPTHGRSIVPDKMEIQEKSESDSDQPDCSEKAALMTEKEKDTDDGKARKKNLSWKNEKEKEDTEDITVETNLLPENTAADGKNNDFTLYSILNHIAYVNRSKTDTPLHILETNTAAVRRSQIRKVLNVTYATAILGIILCVADVARIFGPYGLLAETVKYGTRPVLAQYPKPWPWIVYQTICRGIELIMGWAMASITKQPSVSPRHQYLSGYPNYNVHLKRDNNPYI; via the exons ATGGATAGACTGACTAATTGGACCCATG GCATGAACGTAACATCGTCGACATCGATACCTGGCCAGAACTGCATCTCAAATTTATCAACGCCGTCGGTGTCGTCGTCAGTGTTAGACAGATTACTAGTCATCGCTCCATCGTTGGTTTCAGTAAACGAAGAATTGAAATGGATTTTCCTTCTGCACACATACGGCTTTGCGTGCCTCTTCTTTGTACTCGCATTTTACACGTTTTTGTCTATTCTACATTTAAG ATCCCTGATATCGAGCAGGCCTTTTATGTCGACGATTAATATGTTTTTGTGTATACTCGGAGCCTCACGAGCAGCTTGTCTTTTCATAGATCCGTATAATCTTAAGGACATTATGCCCAAGATTCTTGGATCGATAGTATGGGACGTTGGATTCCCCTGCGTCACTTCTGCTTTTAGCTTTATACAACTAGCCTTCCTGCAGTTAACTCAG ctgaaatttggaccagACAAAATACAGAATGAATCGTGCCTGAGTTTAATCATAACGGGGCACTTTATCTTTGTCATTGCGAGCAACATCGTTCTTACTTCCCACAACTGTTACATGGTGAAGTACGTGGTGCAAACAGTGTTCCTCATCTGGAGTATTCTTTTATACTTAACATTCCTGCACGCGGGCTACAAAGTAATGCACTTGCTGCAAACTGTGCCAAGTAGTATGTTGATGAGAGACAATTCCAACACGCATCAGAAAG GTATCATGCAACTGGCCATGTTAGCACCATATAGTAATTTAGCATCGTCTGTCGCCGCTGCCTTGGTACCTACTTTGCTCGGTCCAAAAGTTAAGGACGTAGAGGAACTGGAACCTGCGACGTTTGTCACTGACACGGAGAGAAATGTGAAAG TGGTAACGTCTGACGTTGTAGAGAGAGCATTGAAACCACCTAAGAAGAAGGAGCAAATTCAGAAGGAACTGGACAAGTCGCCTTGTAAAAGCATATCATCCCAAGACGAGACGGCGATTCCAGTATCGACAGTACCAGAGGTGTACGTCAGACCACCTACGCCTACGCCGTCGACGGCCATTCTGCCCATAATAACAGTGTCCAGCCCGAGTCGCAGGAGCTCCATGGGCAGCAGGCGCAGCAGCGATGCGTCCAGATCTTCTCGCAGGAATTCAGAGTGCAGCGGTAGATTTATAAACGAGGAGGATGGATCAGGATCGGAGTGCCGGCGCAGCTCCGAGTTCAGCCCCAGGCATTCGCCAGTGATCGACAGGAAGCTGTCGCAGGACAGGATGTCCAGGAGACACTCCGAGAATGTTACACCGGTGAGGAGCATCAATGATCTGAGGAGGTGCTCTGACTTTTCGCACGAGAAGAACAGAAGCTCCCAGTTCGCTTCGAAGCTGAAACGGAACAGCGACTTTGGGAACAGAACGCCCAGAAGAATGTTACCGAGCGACCATCAGAAGTTCCCTAAAATTGTGGACATAAGTCCGGCAG GTTCCAGGCGTAACTCAGACATCAACGATATCATTTCAAGATCCGGATTTCGTGGGAACTCGGAGATTCCTTTCCGACGTAACTCCGAGCTCGTCCAGGTGAAGCCTCTAGATCTAAGTCGTCGAAGTAGCGACATAAGTATTAGAACTTTGAGTAGAAGTCCCACTCATGGGCGTAGCATAGTTCCTGACAAGATGGAGATACAGGAGAAATCCGAGTCCGATTCGGACCAGCCTGACTGTAGCGAGAAGGCAGCGTTGATGACAGAGAAGGAGAAAGATACGGACGACGGGAAGGCGCGGAAGAAGAATCTGTCCTGGAAGAATGAGAAGGAGAAGGAAGATACGGAAGATATAACCGTCGAGACTAATCTGTTACCTGAGAATACTGCGGCTGATGGAAAA AATAACGACTTCACGCTCTACTCGATATTGAATCACATAGCGTACGTGAATAGAAGCAAGACCGACACGCCTCTGCACATATTAGAAACGAACACCGCAGCCGTTAGGAGATCGCAAATTCGGAAAGTTTTGAACGTCACATACGCCACTGCGATCTTGGGAATTATTCTGTGCGTCGCCGACGTTGCGCGTATCTTCGGCCCATATG GGCTTCTGGCCGAGACTGTGAAATATGGTACGCGACCAGTCCTGGCGCAGTATCCTAAACCGTGGCCCTGGATCGTGTATCAAACTATTTGCCGAGGTATTGAATTGATAATGGGCTGGGCAATGGCAAGTATTACTAAGCAACCCTCGGTGAGCCCACGACACCAGTACCTAAGCGGTTATCCTAACTATAACGTACACCTGAAACGGGATAATAATCCTTACATATGA
- the LOC143366094 gene encoding uncharacterized protein LOC143366094 isoform X3 has translation MDRLTNWTHGMNVTSSTSIPGQNCISNLSTPSVSSSVLDRLLVIAPSLVSVNEELKWIFLLHTYGFACLFFVLAFYTFLSILHLRSLISSRPFMSTINMFLCILGASRAACLFIDPYNLKDIMPKILGSIVWDVGFPCVTSAFSFIQLAFLQLTQLKFGPDKIQNESCLSLIITGHFIFVIASNIVLTSHNCYMVKYVVQTVFLIWSILLYLTFLHAGYKVMHLLQTVPSSMLMRDNSNTHQKGIMQLAMLAPYSNLASSVAAALVPTLLGPKVKDVEELEPATFVTDTERNVKERALKPPKKKEQIQKELDKSPCKSISSQDETAIPVSTVPEVYVRPPTPTPSTAILPIITVSSPSRRSSMGSRRSSDASRSSRRNSECSGRFINEEDGSGSECRRSSEFSPRHSPVIDRKLSQDRMSRRHSENVTPVRSINDLRRCSDFSHEKNRSSQFASKLKRNSDFGNRTPRRMLPSDHQKFPKIVDISPAGSRRNSDINDIISRSGFRGNSEIPFRRNSELVQVKPLDLSRRSSDISIRTLSRSPTHGRSIVPDKMEIQEKSESDSDQPDCSEKAALMTEKEKDTDDGKARKKNLSWKNEKEKEDTEDITVETNLLPENTAADGKVTNNDFTLYSILNHIAYVNRSKTDTPLHILETNTAAVRRSQIRKVLNVTYATAILGIILCVADVARIFGPYGLLAETVKYGTRPVLAQYPKPWPWIVYQTICRGIELIMGWAMASITKQPSVSPRHQYLSGYPNYNVHLKRDNNPYI, from the exons ATGGATAGACTGACTAATTGGACCCATG GCATGAACGTAACATCGTCGACATCGATACCTGGCCAGAACTGCATCTCAAATTTATCAACGCCGTCGGTGTCGTCGTCAGTGTTAGACAGATTACTAGTCATCGCTCCATCGTTGGTTTCAGTAAACGAAGAATTGAAATGGATTTTCCTTCTGCACACATACGGCTTTGCGTGCCTCTTCTTTGTACTCGCATTTTACACGTTTTTGTCTATTCTACATTTAAG ATCCCTGATATCGAGCAGGCCTTTTATGTCGACGATTAATATGTTTTTGTGTATACTCGGAGCCTCACGAGCAGCTTGTCTTTTCATAGATCCGTATAATCTTAAGGACATTATGCCCAAGATTCTTGGATCGATAGTATGGGACGTTGGATTCCCCTGCGTCACTTCTGCTTTTAGCTTTATACAACTAGCCTTCCTGCAGTTAACTCAG ctgaaatttggaccagACAAAATACAGAATGAATCGTGCCTGAGTTTAATCATAACGGGGCACTTTATCTTTGTCATTGCGAGCAACATCGTTCTTACTTCCCACAACTGTTACATGGTGAAGTACGTGGTGCAAACAGTGTTCCTCATCTGGAGTATTCTTTTATACTTAACATTCCTGCACGCGGGCTACAAAGTAATGCACTTGCTGCAAACTGTGCCAAGTAGTATGTTGATGAGAGACAATTCCAACACGCATCAGAAAG GTATCATGCAACTGGCCATGTTAGCACCATATAGTAATTTAGCATCGTCTGTCGCCGCTGCCTTGGTACCTACTTTGCTCGGTCCAAAAGTTAAGGACGTAGAGGAACTGGAACCTGCGACGTTTGTCACTGACACGGAGAGAAATGTGAAAG AGAGAGCATTGAAACCACCTAAGAAGAAGGAGCAAATTCAGAAGGAACTGGACAAGTCGCCTTGTAAAAGCATATCATCCCAAGACGAGACGGCGATTCCAGTATCGACAGTACCAGAGGTGTACGTCAGACCACCTACGCCTACGCCGTCGACGGCCATTCTGCCCATAATAACAGTGTCCAGCCCGAGTCGCAGGAGCTCCATGGGCAGCAGGCGCAGCAGCGATGCGTCCAGATCTTCTCGCAGGAATTCAGAGTGCAGCGGTAGATTTATAAACGAGGAGGATGGATCAGGATCGGAGTGCCGGCGCAGCTCCGAGTTCAGCCCCAGGCATTCGCCAGTGATCGACAGGAAGCTGTCGCAGGACAGGATGTCCAGGAGACACTCCGAGAATGTTACACCGGTGAGGAGCATCAATGATCTGAGGAGGTGCTCTGACTTTTCGCACGAGAAGAACAGAAGCTCCCAGTTCGCTTCGAAGCTGAAACGGAACAGCGACTTTGGGAACAGAACGCCCAGAAGAATGTTACCGAGCGACCATCAGAAGTTCCCTAAAATTGTGGACATAAGTCCGGCAG GTTCCAGGCGTAACTCAGACATCAACGATATCATTTCAAGATCCGGATTTCGTGGGAACTCGGAGATTCCTTTCCGACGTAACTCCGAGCTCGTCCAGGTGAAGCCTCTAGATCTAAGTCGTCGAAGTAGCGACATAAGTATTAGAACTTTGAGTAGAAGTCCCACTCATGGGCGTAGCATAGTTCCTGACAAGATGGAGATACAGGAGAAATCCGAGTCCGATTCGGACCAGCCTGACTGTAGCGAGAAGGCAGCGTTGATGACAGAGAAGGAGAAAGATACGGACGACGGGAAGGCGCGGAAGAAGAATCTGTCCTGGAAGAATGAGAAGGAGAAGGAAGATACGGAAGATATAACCGTCGAGACTAATCTGTTACCTGAGAATACTGCGGCTGATGGAAAAGTAACG AATAACGACTTCACGCTCTACTCGATATTGAATCACATAGCGTACGTGAATAGAAGCAAGACCGACACGCCTCTGCACATATTAGAAACGAACACCGCAGCCGTTAGGAGATCGCAAATTCGGAAAGTTTTGAACGTCACATACGCCACTGCGATCTTGGGAATTATTCTGTGCGTCGCCGACGTTGCGCGTATCTTCGGCCCATATG GGCTTCTGGCCGAGACTGTGAAATATGGTACGCGACCAGTCCTGGCGCAGTATCCTAAACCGTGGCCCTGGATCGTGTATCAAACTATTTGCCGAGGTATTGAATTGATAATGGGCTGGGCAATGGCAAGTATTACTAAGCAACCCTCGGTGAGCCCACGACACCAGTACCTAAGCGGTTATCCTAACTATAACGTACACCTGAAACGGGATAATAATCCTTACATATGA
- the LOC143366094 gene encoding uncharacterized protein LOC143366094 isoform X1 gives MDRLTNWTHGMNVTSSTSIPGQNCISNLSTPSVSSSVLDRLLVIAPSLVSVNEELKWIFLLHTYGFACLFFVLAFYTFLSILHLRSLISSRPFMSTINMFLCILGASRAACLFIDPYNLKDIMPKILGSIVWDVGFPCVTSAFSFIQLAFLQLTQLKFGPDKIQNESCLSLIITGHFIFVIASNIVLTSHNCYMVKYVVQTVFLIWSILLYLTFLHAGYKVMHLLQTVPSSMLMRDNSNTHQKGIMQLAMLAPYSNLASSVAAALVPTLLGPKVKDVEELEPATFVTDTERNVKVVTSDVVERALKPPKKKEQIQKELDKSPCKSISSQDETAIPVSTVPEVYVRPPTPTPSTAILPIITVSSPSRRSSMGSRRSSDASRSSRRNSECSGRFINEEDGSGSECRRSSEFSPRHSPVIDRKLSQDRMSRRHSENVTPVRSINDLRRCSDFSHEKNRSSQFASKLKRNSDFGNRTPRRMLPSDHQKFPKIVDISPAGSRRNSDINDIISRSGFRGNSEIPFRRNSELVQVKPLDLSRRSSDISIRTLSRSPTHGRSIVPDKMEIQEKSESDSDQPDCSEKAALMTEKEKDTDDGKARKKNLSWKNEKEKEDTEDITVETNLLPENTAADGKVTNNDFTLYSILNHIAYVNRSKTDTPLHILETNTAAVRRSQIRKVLNVTYATAILGIILCVADVARIFGPYGLLAETVKYGTRPVLAQYPKPWPWIVYQTICRGIELIMGWAMASITKQPSVSPRHQYLSGYPNYNVHLKRDNNPYI, from the exons ATGGATAGACTGACTAATTGGACCCATG GCATGAACGTAACATCGTCGACATCGATACCTGGCCAGAACTGCATCTCAAATTTATCAACGCCGTCGGTGTCGTCGTCAGTGTTAGACAGATTACTAGTCATCGCTCCATCGTTGGTTTCAGTAAACGAAGAATTGAAATGGATTTTCCTTCTGCACACATACGGCTTTGCGTGCCTCTTCTTTGTACTCGCATTTTACACGTTTTTGTCTATTCTACATTTAAG ATCCCTGATATCGAGCAGGCCTTTTATGTCGACGATTAATATGTTTTTGTGTATACTCGGAGCCTCACGAGCAGCTTGTCTTTTCATAGATCCGTATAATCTTAAGGACATTATGCCCAAGATTCTTGGATCGATAGTATGGGACGTTGGATTCCCCTGCGTCACTTCTGCTTTTAGCTTTATACAACTAGCCTTCCTGCAGTTAACTCAG ctgaaatttggaccagACAAAATACAGAATGAATCGTGCCTGAGTTTAATCATAACGGGGCACTTTATCTTTGTCATTGCGAGCAACATCGTTCTTACTTCCCACAACTGTTACATGGTGAAGTACGTGGTGCAAACAGTGTTCCTCATCTGGAGTATTCTTTTATACTTAACATTCCTGCACGCGGGCTACAAAGTAATGCACTTGCTGCAAACTGTGCCAAGTAGTATGTTGATGAGAGACAATTCCAACACGCATCAGAAAG GTATCATGCAACTGGCCATGTTAGCACCATATAGTAATTTAGCATCGTCTGTCGCCGCTGCCTTGGTACCTACTTTGCTCGGTCCAAAAGTTAAGGACGTAGAGGAACTGGAACCTGCGACGTTTGTCACTGACACGGAGAGAAATGTGAAAG TGGTAACGTCTGACGTTGTAGAGAGAGCATTGAAACCACCTAAGAAGAAGGAGCAAATTCAGAAGGAACTGGACAAGTCGCCTTGTAAAAGCATATCATCCCAAGACGAGACGGCGATTCCAGTATCGACAGTACCAGAGGTGTACGTCAGACCACCTACGCCTACGCCGTCGACGGCCATTCTGCCCATAATAACAGTGTCCAGCCCGAGTCGCAGGAGCTCCATGGGCAGCAGGCGCAGCAGCGATGCGTCCAGATCTTCTCGCAGGAATTCAGAGTGCAGCGGTAGATTTATAAACGAGGAGGATGGATCAGGATCGGAGTGCCGGCGCAGCTCCGAGTTCAGCCCCAGGCATTCGCCAGTGATCGACAGGAAGCTGTCGCAGGACAGGATGTCCAGGAGACACTCCGAGAATGTTACACCGGTGAGGAGCATCAATGATCTGAGGAGGTGCTCTGACTTTTCGCACGAGAAGAACAGAAGCTCCCAGTTCGCTTCGAAGCTGAAACGGAACAGCGACTTTGGGAACAGAACGCCCAGAAGAATGTTACCGAGCGACCATCAGAAGTTCCCTAAAATTGTGGACATAAGTCCGGCAG GTTCCAGGCGTAACTCAGACATCAACGATATCATTTCAAGATCCGGATTTCGTGGGAACTCGGAGATTCCTTTCCGACGTAACTCCGAGCTCGTCCAGGTGAAGCCTCTAGATCTAAGTCGTCGAAGTAGCGACATAAGTATTAGAACTTTGAGTAGAAGTCCCACTCATGGGCGTAGCATAGTTCCTGACAAGATGGAGATACAGGAGAAATCCGAGTCCGATTCGGACCAGCCTGACTGTAGCGAGAAGGCAGCGTTGATGACAGAGAAGGAGAAAGATACGGACGACGGGAAGGCGCGGAAGAAGAATCTGTCCTGGAAGAATGAGAAGGAGAAGGAAGATACGGAAGATATAACCGTCGAGACTAATCTGTTACCTGAGAATACTGCGGCTGATGGAAAAGTAACG AATAACGACTTCACGCTCTACTCGATATTGAATCACATAGCGTACGTGAATAGAAGCAAGACCGACACGCCTCTGCACATATTAGAAACGAACACCGCAGCCGTTAGGAGATCGCAAATTCGGAAAGTTTTGAACGTCACATACGCCACTGCGATCTTGGGAATTATTCTGTGCGTCGCCGACGTTGCGCGTATCTTCGGCCCATATG GGCTTCTGGCCGAGACTGTGAAATATGGTACGCGACCAGTCCTGGCGCAGTATCCTAAACCGTGGCCCTGGATCGTGTATCAAACTATTTGCCGAGGTATTGAATTGATAATGGGCTGGGCAATGGCAAGTATTACTAAGCAACCCTCGGTGAGCCCACGACACCAGTACCTAAGCGGTTATCCTAACTATAACGTACACCTGAAACGGGATAATAATCCTTACATATGA